The sequence below is a genomic window from Nicotiana tomentosiformis chromosome 6, ASM39032v3, whole genome shotgun sequence.
GTGACTTGTCTTCAGATcttatctcgatattatgaagatgaccttcggtccattatggTCCAATCTTGACTATCCATATGAAGGTcaaaatcggttttgaccgtatacagatagtcccctcatttctcgggaagAATGTGACGGGAAACGGCATGATTTTTTAACGGTATGATTAGATATACACTGACATTTGCATCGAGTCCGACCATGACTTACATGATAGATTTtccgtcggttcagttaccaaggcattaaatgcgtgtcagacgatggtcggccattgCTGATATTGAACTGTCATTGCCAACCCTATAAATAGCTCCTCTTttaccattttttacttttacatctctaatttccaaatcttctaagttctttTTCGCATCTTGTGAGTTATTTATCTATAAATTtgtgattttcactgcaaaatccCTTTTCAGAACACCAAATCTTGTCATCTTTCTCTATCTTTAGTCTTTAAATCCaaatggcgaaaacgtcaaaAATCGTTCCTCAAagagaaaaagcttcttctttgTGGCCCATCGGCGACAAAACACCGatggagccacgacctgaggagtgtgttcccgggtgtgtgttcttacctctgattttaagatCGACAAAGCCTCGCCGGTTCCCGGTCGAtacgagccagtatcgaggtatatgtgctcgataaccgaAGGACATCTTAAACAGTTAAGGAAAGATTGCAGccgggagaacaaagaagtgataatcccgACTCCCGAAGAAGAcattactactcatgtgaaagggtttttaagtgtttatacttaccctttcacgttgggccccctcgacctagttgtcatcgatttttgctgccaataccaaataaccctaggccaaatccatccttctttttggcagaTCAATATTCTAATCTGATTCTTCAtgaacaaagtcgaggggatgcctttcaccctcgactacctcattagattgtacatcccccgcctctatcgaggtgggttaataaaactccagcgctGGGCTAACAAAGTGCTATTCtcaagcatagacgaggacaaggaccgaggctggatgggcaggtttgttcgagtgaagacttccgacctaatcccggccAAGAAGATTCCATTTCCCGATGAATGGAACATGAAGTGTAAGTATAATTCTACTGTTAACTCCTATTATTTTGCTCCTTTgtttctttctcaccgatatcctttttcgtgatgtagcagttgcttgGATACCCGGTGGTATTATTAACCTTGAGAGTTGGGTACGGGACCTGGCTTCAATCTCTACATATGCCGAGCACTCGTGGCGCgacttatcaaagggccgatgggaggccaaaactcatggtaagcctctttcccaTGTCTTTGATGATTCGAACAAAATGTCTTTattatacttaaccaatttttTTGTGTAtaggcctgggcaaagatgcggttatgAGGCCTCCGTCTGGCAAGGAAGAGACTTCGGCCCCGGTTCTGAAATCGGCGAAGGACAACAAGATAAAAAGGGCATCTACATCCGAGGATCCAAAATTAAGACAAGGACGGCTTGTAagtcgaggaagaataccatccctttgaTCGAAGAATCAGTTCAgggtctaagggatgaagatgaaggagaaaaataaaatgacgggtccatactggtggcccgagtAAAGAAAACCATCaatgccccaaaggcagctggGTCGATGGCGGTTGATGAGGCTCCGTCTCGAACTGAGGGGATATCGGAGAAggactcgggcaaagtcccctagtcgttggagatcgaggatgcctcccaTCGAAGTCAATAACTGGTGGGTATATTTGAAGCTCTTCGAATTGAGGAGAACGCCCTAAAcgactcgcttggggcaatagtaatcagaGACTCGCCTACTCTTCCTGCTTTTTCCGAAGGGGCAATTTGGGAAGCCCGAGCTTTAGGGACCCTCGAGGTAGATGGGGCCCATGAGGTAgaggaccccttccgtgatttgtttaccggtatcgaggatgCTGCCGGCTTGAGTGATGCGTCGGGTCTTTTCTTTGAGGTTTAACGAGCCCTGAATTGGGTAAGTCTCGATTTCCTTTGTTGATGAcatatttttccattttctgcctaactttttctctttttcgtaTAGGCTTTAGCTCTTCATTAAGAGGAGTTTTTCCAAGTCTCGGGCAGAGCTGAGATGAcgtgatcgagcaggtaatgaaaattttaaaCGCTCATGGGCTCGACTCGagaacggtggctaacatttcaatctcatagCTGCAGTAGAAgatcgagaggatcgagcagtttCGTGAGGAGGTCAACACgataaaggcggagtccttgggatggaaagaaggtatggaccgtcttgctgcagagaaagagacCGCTCGAGCTTAATTATCATCAGtcgaaagtcaacttcaaggcatgaaggagaagagctcggctcAAGCAATAAAATAGAGGAGTTCGAAGCTCAGTTGGCTTCTGAATTTGCCAAGGTCGAGAAAGCAAAGGCCGAGGCGGATGcaatcgtggccgtctatcgggccgatgctgaagccgcccAAGTACAAGTGAGAGAGGaagccgagaccgctcaaactcgagcacattgggttgctaaactcgccaaatgccaatctcggggGGAAACcatcgaggagatccatgctcgaggtttcgaccttaccgaagagatactaaaggctaaagagcttgaagccgatgTTGGAGccctggcttccgatgatgatgattatATTGATGAAAGCAAGAGTGGgtctgagagcggggaggagcccgatggagaagtgACTGCCCCCAGAGATAATCAGGAAACTTAGGGTCTTTtccattttgatctttttgtgtagggtcctgatcggaccttgtaaatactcttatatatatataaagatcttttcctttcccAACTTGTCTTTtgttttattctctgccttgtggagattttgtttcattcatgccttatgaaagttttcataagttcgaggctttaggcaatttgatcgaagtcgtaccttgtagtctttataaccgagtgagtgtttgctcgagctcgaagtaagagtatcccttaggcttaatagtcgagtgagtgttagcttgaactcgaagtaagattagcccttaggcttaatagtcgagtgagtgttagctcgaactcgaagtaagagtagcccttaggcataatagt
It includes:
- the LOC138894324 gene encoding uncharacterized protein; protein product: MERRYGPSCCRERDRSSLIIISRKSTSRHEGEELGSSNKIEEFEAQLASEFAKVEKAKAEADAIVAVYRADAEAAQVQVREEAETAQTRAHWVAKLAKCQSRGETIEEIHARGFDLTEEILKAKELEADVGALASDDDDYIDESKSGSESGEEPDGEVTAPRDNQET